A single Actinomadura algeriensis DNA region contains:
- a CDS encoding ATP-binding protein, protein MPPQGPTPPYRRPYPQVPPGRADAAGPLTLPGPWYRIQAIPAPEWTASAERDFVSVLPAALSAARGERPFVVGWLSAGGGAPLELITNAGPIGTPSGTAPLFPSGARGVRIGDGWLHRAERLAWTRCPGRLAPQASPAPPAPDRPGAGLFESTLVTLMERPFGWFVVAEPCDERLIDGEIRELHHELRMLRRGEDEHARLAVARTDRRLAELDAFREAGLWQVRVLAGAADQEELGQIAPVLVGSMELGHHPYRLRSGHGAGTFAEMLRPGAAPAPVRAVAESEERFPFVATAGTLAALAGLPNREVPGLRVLDAGYFDVTSETAAETGADGLGGAIELGAILDGQDREVGRFTVPRSTVNRHVFVTGATGAGKSQTVRHLLEQLTRAGVPWLAIEPAKSEYAAMAGRIADLGGPVTVVNPSDPGSVPLSVNPLAPEPGYPVQAHIDMVRALFQAAFDAEEPFPQIMAQALQRVYEANGWDVVTGAGVPGSLIEPAVPTLEQLQNAALQVIQDVGYGRELMADVQGFVDVRLRSLRIGSAGRFFEGGHPADIGGMLRDNIVLAIEDVANDEDKAFLMGTLIIRIVEHLRMRERRRGPERGPALRHVIVIEEAHRLLRNRGPERGSSHAVELFAGMLAEIRAYGEGIIVAEQIPTKLVPDVIKNTALKVVHRLPAHDDRHQVGAAMNLDADQSREVVSLRPGVAAVFADGMDRPLRVRVPLGEGREAELAGPPPPVDGRRSAACGCECRSGRACTLYELREADLVAGHPDWAWLRLWADVLVLAHAAARPLPSVPADLRRAWARLTPRLRDCALATVLERAVTRRSWALRTAFPPAELTAAVAGVARRLLDGDDPPGRAPGPNWVIPQVRWLHEFDRLFPYGADAPDKHAPAPPLDYQLPGMKQQPDARLGHRLRALRRHPLSMELERNRPLALTALYGDDDHAAFYRDLADVTIGYEEDEQIEHVADTMGVTEWLEPVLSWPDRFVLPFADPSAALPFEPPGRTDG, encoded by the coding sequence ATGCCGCCCCAAGGCCCGACACCGCCCTACCGCCGGCCGTACCCGCAGGTCCCGCCCGGCCGCGCCGACGCGGCCGGGCCGCTCACGCTGCCGGGCCCCTGGTACCGGATCCAGGCGATCCCGGCGCCCGAGTGGACGGCGTCCGCCGAGCGGGACTTCGTGAGCGTGCTGCCCGCCGCGCTGTCGGCGGCGCGCGGCGAGCGCCCGTTCGTCGTCGGGTGGCTGTCGGCGGGCGGCGGCGCCCCGCTGGAGCTGATCACGAACGCGGGCCCGATCGGGACGCCGTCCGGCACGGCCCCGCTGTTCCCGAGCGGCGCGCGCGGCGTCCGGATCGGGGACGGCTGGCTGCACCGCGCGGAGCGGCTGGCGTGGACGCGCTGTCCCGGACGGCTCGCGCCGCAGGCGTCCCCGGCGCCCCCGGCCCCCGACCGTCCGGGCGCGGGGCTGTTCGAGTCGACGCTGGTCACGCTGATGGAGCGGCCGTTCGGCTGGTTCGTGGTGGCCGAGCCGTGCGACGAGCGGCTGATCGACGGGGAGATCCGCGAGCTGCACCACGAGCTGCGGATGCTGCGGCGCGGCGAGGACGAGCACGCGCGGCTCGCCGTCGCGCGGACCGACCGGCGGCTCGCCGAACTCGACGCGTTCCGGGAGGCGGGCCTCTGGCAGGTGCGGGTCCTCGCGGGCGCGGCGGACCAGGAGGAACTCGGGCAGATCGCTCCCGTGCTGGTCGGGTCGATGGAGCTGGGCCACCACCCGTACCGGCTGCGGTCCGGGCACGGCGCCGGGACGTTCGCGGAGATGCTGCGGCCCGGCGCCGCGCCCGCGCCCGTCCGGGCGGTGGCCGAGTCCGAGGAACGGTTCCCGTTCGTCGCGACCGCCGGGACGCTCGCCGCCCTCGCCGGGCTGCCGAACCGCGAGGTCCCGGGCCTGCGCGTGCTGGACGCCGGGTACTTCGACGTCACGTCCGAGACGGCCGCCGAGACCGGCGCGGACGGCCTCGGCGGGGCCATCGAGCTCGGCGCGATCCTCGACGGGCAGGACCGCGAGGTCGGCCGGTTCACCGTGCCGCGCTCGACCGTCAACCGGCACGTGTTCGTCACCGGCGCGACCGGCGCGGGCAAGTCGCAGACGGTGCGGCACCTCCTCGAACAGCTGACCCGCGCGGGCGTCCCGTGGCTGGCGATCGAGCCGGCGAAGTCGGAGTACGCGGCGATGGCCGGGCGGATCGCCGACCTCGGCGGGCCCGTCACCGTCGTCAACCCGTCCGACCCCGGCTCGGTGCCGCTGTCGGTGAACCCGCTCGCGCCCGAACCCGGCTACCCCGTCCAGGCGCACATCGACATGGTGCGGGCCCTGTTCCAGGCCGCGTTCGACGCCGAGGAGCCGTTCCCGCAGATCATGGCGCAGGCGCTGCAGCGCGTGTACGAGGCGAACGGGTGGGACGTCGTGACGGGCGCGGGCGTTCCCGGCTCGCTCATCGAACCGGCCGTCCCGACCCTCGAACAGCTGCAGAACGCCGCGCTCCAGGTCATCCAGGACGTCGGGTACGGGCGGGAGCTGATGGCGGACGTCCAGGGGTTCGTGGACGTCCGGCTGCGGTCCCTGCGGATCGGTTCGGCCGGACGGTTCTTCGAGGGCGGGCACCCGGCCGACATCGGCGGCATGCTCCGCGACAACATCGTGCTCGCCATCGAGGACGTCGCGAACGACGAGGACAAGGCGTTCCTGATGGGCACCCTCATCATCCGGATCGTCGAGCACCTGCGGATGCGGGAGCGGCGTCGCGGTCCCGAGCGGGGCCCGGCGCTGCGGCACGTCATCGTCATCGAGGAGGCGCACCGGCTGCTGCGCAACCGCGGCCCCGAGCGCGGGTCGTCGCACGCCGTCGAGCTGTTCGCCGGGATGCTCGCGGAGATCCGCGCGTACGGCGAGGGCATCATCGTCGCCGAGCAGATCCCCACCAAGCTCGTCCCGGACGTGATCAAGAACACGGCGCTGAAGGTCGTGCACCGGCTGCCCGCGCACGACGACCGGCACCAGGTCGGCGCCGCGATGAACCTGGACGCCGACCAGTCGCGGGAGGTCGTGTCGCTGCGGCCCGGCGTCGCGGCCGTGTTCGCCGACGGGATGGACCGGCCGCTGCGCGTCCGCGTCCCGCTCGGCGAGGGCCGCGAGGCCGAGCTGGCGGGCCCGCCCCCGCCGGTGGACGGCCGCCGCTCGGCCGCGTGCGGCTGCGAGTGCCGCTCCGGACGGGCCTGCACCCTCTACGAGCTGCGCGAGGCCGATCTCGTCGCCGGGCACCCCGACTGGGCGTGGCTGCGGCTGTGGGCGGACGTGCTCGTCCTCGCGCACGCCGCCGCGCGCCCGCTGCCGTCCGTCCCGGCCGACCTGCGCCGCGCGTGGGCGCGGCTGACGCCGCGGCTGCGCGACTGCGCGCTCGCGACCGTCCTCGAACGCGCCGTCACCCGCCGGTCGTGGGCGCTGCGCACCGCGTTCCCGCCCGCCGAGCTGACCGCCGCCGTCGCCGGGGTCGCCCGCCGCCTCCTCGACGGCGACGACCCTCCCGGGCGGGCCCCGGGGCCGAACTGGGTGATCCCACAGGTGCGGTGGCTGCACGAGTTCGACCGGCTGTTCCCCTACGGGGCGGACGCACCCGACAAGCACGCACCCGCCCCGCCCCTCGACTACCAGCTCCCGGGAATGAAGCAGCAGCCGGACGCGCGACTGGGGCACCGCCTGCGCGCGCTCCGCCGCCACCCCCTGTCGATGGAGCTCGAACGCAACCGTCCTCTGGCCCTCACCGCGCTTTACGGGGACGACGACCACGCGGCCTTCTACCGGGACCTCGCCGATGTCACGATCGGCTACGAGGAGGACGAACAGATCGAGCACGTCGCGGACACGATGGGCGTCACCGAGTGGCTCGAACCCGTGCTGAGCTGGCCCGACCGGTTCGTCCTGCCGTTCGCCGACCCGTCCGCCGCCCTCCCCTTCGAGCCCCCCGGCCGCACGGACGGCTGA
- a CDS encoding Mur ligase family protein, with protein MSDLPLRSQLAVALGRTAAKMSRMAGRGDGSVIGGRIGLRLDPELLTRLARDRKLVLVSATNGKTTTTRLITSAMTPLGEVATNAFGANMPTGHVSALASSPTARYGVLECDEKYVPMVLRETGANVVALMNLSRDQMDRAAEIWLLAGKWRKALEAAPQSHVIANCDDPLVTWGASSAKSVTWVAAGQHWREDSWCCPECGGPLDRQDTDEDSDWACRQCHFRRPRPDWTLRGDVITAPDGRAFSLTNLSLPGRANRSNALIALAVVARFGVPPEQALPLLSQVTSVAGRYTTVEHEGRSIRLLLSKNPAGWLEAFDVLQPPPGPVALSINAQGPDGRDTSWLWDVDYRILRGRPVWVAGERRVDLAARLEAADVSFTLVDDIDQAVMAVPPGHLDVIANYTAFQSIRTRYGRVV; from the coding sequence ATGAGCGATCTTCCGCTGCGTTCGCAGCTGGCCGTCGCGCTCGGCCGCACGGCCGCGAAGATGTCCCGGATGGCGGGCCGCGGGGACGGCTCGGTGATCGGAGGGCGGATCGGCCTCCGGCTCGACCCCGAGCTGCTGACCAGGCTCGCCCGGGACCGCAAACTCGTCCTCGTCAGCGCGACCAACGGCAAGACGACGACGACCCGGCTGATCACCTCGGCGATGACCCCGCTGGGGGAGGTCGCCACCAACGCGTTCGGCGCGAACATGCCCACCGGGCACGTGTCCGCGCTGGCGTCCTCGCCGACCGCCCGGTACGGCGTGCTCGAGTGCGACGAGAAGTACGTCCCGATGGTCCTGCGGGAGACCGGGGCGAACGTCGTCGCGCTGATGAACCTCAGCCGCGACCAGATGGACCGCGCGGCGGAGATCTGGCTGCTGGCCGGCAAGTGGCGCAAGGCGCTGGAGGCGGCCCCGCAGAGCCACGTCATCGCGAACTGCGACGACCCGCTGGTCACCTGGGGCGCGTCGAGCGCGAAGAGCGTGACGTGGGTCGCGGCGGGCCAGCACTGGCGCGAGGACTCCTGGTGCTGCCCCGAGTGCGGCGGCCCCCTCGACCGGCAGGACACCGACGAGGACAGCGACTGGGCGTGCCGGCAGTGCCACTTCCGCCGCCCCCGCCCCGACTGGACGCTCCGCGGCGACGTCATCACGGCACCGGACGGGCGCGCGTTCTCGCTGACGAACCTGTCGCTGCCCGGACGGGCGAACCGGTCGAACGCGCTGATCGCGCTAGCGGTCGTCGCGCGGTTCGGCGTTCCGCCCGAGCAGGCGTTGCCGCTGCTGTCGCAGGTCACGTCGGTCGCGGGCCGGTACACGACGGTCGAGCACGAGGGCCGCAGCATCCGGCTGCTGCTGTCGAAGAACCCGGCGGGCTGGCTGGAGGCGTTCGACGTCCTGCAGCCGCCGCCCGGCCCGGTCGCGCTGTCGATCAACGCGCAGGGCCCGGACGGACGCGACACGTCCTGGCTGTGGGACGTCGACTACCGCATCCTGCGCGGACGCCCCGTGTGGGTCGCGGGCGAGCGGCGCGTCGACCTCGCCGCGCGGCTCGAGGCCGCCGACGTGTCGTTCACCCTCGTCGACGACATCGACCAGGCGGTCATGGCGGTGCCGCCCGGGCACCTCGACGTGATCGCCAACTACACCGCCTTCCAGAGCATCCGAACGAGGTACGGCCGTGTCGTCTGA
- a CDS encoding type 1 glutamine amidotransferase, with translation MSSDRIKIVWIYPDLLSTYGDQGNTIVLERRAALRGIPTETVSLRSDEHVPADGDIYLLGGGEDRPQILAAQRLAGDGGLARAVQSGAVVFGVCAGYQILGREFGGEEGQQLPGLGLLDITSGRGEQRAVGEIVGDVAGELNVPRITGFENHQGVTRLGPNARPFAQVVHGVGNGDGYEGAYTGRVLGTYMHGPALVRNPGLADLLLTWAVGHQLQPLDDSWAGRLREERLNAVLGA, from the coding sequence GTGTCGTCTGACCGCATCAAGATCGTCTGGATCTACCCGGACCTGCTCAGCACCTACGGCGACCAGGGCAACACGATCGTCCTGGAACGCCGTGCCGCGCTGCGCGGGATCCCGACCGAGACCGTCAGCCTGCGCTCGGACGAGCACGTCCCCGCCGACGGCGACATCTACCTGCTCGGCGGCGGCGAGGACCGGCCGCAGATTCTCGCCGCGCAGCGCCTCGCGGGCGACGGCGGGCTCGCGCGCGCCGTCCAGTCGGGGGCGGTCGTGTTCGGCGTGTGCGCCGGCTACCAGATCCTCGGCCGCGAGTTCGGCGGCGAGGAGGGGCAGCAGCTGCCCGGCCTCGGCCTGCTCGACATCACCTCCGGACGCGGCGAGCAGCGCGCCGTCGGCGAGATCGTCGGGGACGTCGCGGGCGAGCTGAACGTGCCGCGCATCACCGGCTTCGAGAACCACCAGGGCGTCACCCGGCTCGGCCCGAACGCCCGCCCGTTCGCGCAGGTCGTGCACGGTGTCGGCAACGGCGACGGGTACGAGGGCGCCTACACCGGGCGGGTCCTCGGCACGTACATGCACGGCCCGGCGCTCGTCCGCAACCCCGGCCTCGCCGACCTGCTGCTCACCTGGGCGGTCGGGCACCAGCTCCAGCCGCTGGACGACTCGTGGGCCGGGCGGCTCCGCGAGGAGCGGCTCAACGCCGTCCTCGGCGCCTGA
- a CDS encoding purple acid phosphatase family protein, with protein sequence MVDLARRSLVLGTAAAAGGAVLARGTRASAAAVRPVNLELVTVTESTAVLTWYTGEAGTDDGLGRMRPAPSDAEVTFGRHPARLTRTAHGPSGTPYHYVELTGLEPNRTYYYRARSSGRDAEPTWLAAGQAAGTPHGDVFAFTTPAPPPGRHLVTIALCNDLHIGETVAGLVGGLPWIEGIEQAPGRPPYPEVMAEALVADARARGASLLVANGDLTAEAARADVRRVKALLDGFGVQGRDYFVTRGNHDRPHETDHFKDVFFPDGRTYFARDLPGMRVIALDTYDKPGGGGDAGGLSGEQLAWFEDELAADPDRPTLVVGHHPLFEEESPLAVTGGRSLDPVQSLRILAAYNRTPGVFLHHAGHTHRNHRSVFPLAPRVVHQEVGAVKEYPGGFALLRVHTGGHAVNFYKTRSDGARAWSERSRRELAGLWPQLSLGNRVTDRNSSAPFAAGRRGG encoded by the coding sequence ATGGTCGACCTCGCGCGCCGCTCCCTCGTCCTCGGGACGGCCGCGGCGGCCGGGGGCGCCGTGCTCGCACGCGGCACGCGCGCCTCCGCCGCCGCGGTCCGTCCGGTGAACCTCGAACTCGTCACGGTCACCGAGTCCACGGCCGTCCTCACCTGGTACACGGGCGAGGCGGGGACCGACGACGGCCTCGGCCGCATGCGTCCCGCGCCGTCCGACGCGGAGGTGACGTTCGGGAGGCACCCGGCCCGGCTCACTCGCACCGCGCACGGACCGTCCGGCACCCCGTACCACTACGTGGAGCTCACCGGGCTGGAGCCGAACCGCACGTACTACTACCGGGCCCGCTCGTCCGGGCGGGACGCCGAACCCACCTGGCTCGCCGCGGGGCAGGCCGCCGGGACCCCGCACGGGGACGTGTTCGCCTTCACCACCCCGGCCCCGCCGCCGGGCCGCCACCTGGTCACGATCGCCCTCTGCAACGACCTGCACATCGGCGAGACCGTCGCGGGACTCGTCGGCGGCCTGCCCTGGATCGAGGGCATCGAGCAGGCCCCCGGCCGCCCGCCCTATCCCGAGGTGATGGCAGAGGCGCTCGTCGCGGACGCCCGCGCGCGCGGCGCGTCGCTGCTCGTCGCGAACGGCGACCTCACCGCCGAGGCCGCACGCGCGGACGTCCGCCGCGTGAAGGCCCTCCTGGACGGCTTCGGCGTGCAGGGCCGCGACTACTTCGTCACCCGCGGCAACCACGACCGTCCGCACGAGACCGACCACTTCAAGGACGTCTTCTTCCCGGACGGCCGCACGTACTTCGCCCGCGACCTGCCCGGGATGCGCGTCATCGCCCTCGACACCTACGACAAGCCGGGCGGCGGCGGCGACGCGGGCGGCCTGTCCGGCGAGCAGCTCGCCTGGTTCGAGGACGAACTCGCCGCCGACCCCGACCGTCCCACGCTCGTCGTCGGCCACCATCCCCTCTTCGAGGAGGAGTCGCCCCTCGCGGTCACCGGCGGCCGATCCCTCGACCCCGTCCAGTCCCTCCGGATCCTCGCCGCCTACAACCGGACGCCCGGCGTCTTCCTGCACCACGCGGGCCACACCCACCGCAACCACCGGTCGGTGTTCCCGCTCGCGCCGCGGGTCGTCCACCAGGAGGTCGGCGCGGTCAAGGAGTACCCGGGCGGGTTCGCGCTGCTGCGCGTCCACACCGGCGGTCACGCGGTCAACTTCTACAAGACCCGGAGCGACGGGGCGCGGGCCTGGTCGGAGCGCTCCCGGCGGGAGCTCGCGGGCCTCTGGCCGCAGCTGTCCCTCGGCAACCGCGTCACCGACCGCAACTCGTCGGCGCCGTTCGCCGCGGGGCGCCGAGGGGGCTGA
- a CDS encoding TerC family protein, with the protein MREPTPRAQETIGMVDIPTWAWIATIGLILALFALDFVVAVRKPHAVHIREATVWSVFYIAIALLFGLALWMLVGHQAGTEYFAGYIVEKSLSVDNLFVFVIIMTKFAVPDQYQQKVLLFGIAAALVLRAILIVIGAAFINLFSFTFLIFGLILIWTAVQLIRNRDEEPDVEDSFVVRRARKIMPMTTDFHGGRMLAHENGQRVMTPLLLVFVAVGSTDLLFALDSIPAVYGVTKSAFIVFSANAFALLGLRALYFLIEGLLERLVYLSIGLSAILAFIGVKLILQFLHEDVSHSIPHIATPVSLGVILLILVVTTVASLVRVKGHPEEKAKPGSLRKTRKREEEPSESRS; encoded by the coding sequence ATGAGAGAGCCGACACCCCGAGCACAGGAGACCATCGGCATGGTGGACATCCCCACATGGGCCTGGATCGCGACGATCGGCCTGATCCTCGCGCTGTTCGCCCTCGACTTCGTCGTCGCGGTCCGCAAGCCGCACGCCGTGCACATCCGCGAGGCGACCGTGTGGTCGGTCTTCTACATCGCGATCGCGCTGCTGTTCGGCCTGGCCCTGTGGATGCTCGTCGGGCACCAGGCGGGCACCGAGTACTTCGCCGGCTACATCGTCGAGAAGAGCCTGTCGGTCGACAACCTCTTCGTCTTCGTGATCATCATGACGAAGTTCGCCGTCCCCGACCAGTACCAGCAGAAGGTGCTGCTGTTCGGCATCGCGGCGGCGCTCGTCCTGCGCGCGATCCTCATCGTGATCGGCGCCGCGTTCATCAACCTGTTCTCGTTCACGTTCCTGATCTTCGGGCTGATCCTGATCTGGACGGCCGTCCAGCTGATCCGCAACCGCGACGAGGAACCCGACGTCGAGGACTCCTTCGTCGTCCGCCGGGCCCGCAAGATCATGCCGATGACCACCGACTTCCACGGCGGCAGGATGCTCGCGCACGAGAACGGGCAGCGCGTGATGACGCCGCTGCTGCTGGTGTTCGTCGCCGTCGGCAGCACCGACCTGCTGTTCGCGCTCGACTCGATCCCCGCGGTGTACGGAGTCACCAAGTCCGCGTTCATCGTGTTCTCCGCGAACGCGTTCGCGCTCCTCGGCCTGCGCGCCCTGTACTTCCTCATCGAGGGCCTGCTGGAACGTCTCGTCTACCTGTCCATCGGCCTGTCGGCGATCCTCGCGTTCATCGGCGTGAAGCTGATCCTGCAGTTCCTGCACGAGGACGTGTCGCACTCGATCCCGCACATCGCGACGCCGGTGTCCCTCGGCGTGATCCTCCTCATCCTCGTCGTCACGACCGTCGCCAGCCTGGTCCGCGTCAAGGGGCACCCCGAGGAGAAGGCCAAGCCCGGTTCCCTCCGCAAGACCCGCAAGCGCGAGGAGGAGCCCTCGGAGTCGCGGTCCTGA
- a CDS encoding DsrE family protein has translation MARPLVIKVTAGTDAPERCNQAFTVAAAAAASDVPVSLWLAGEAAWFALPGRAAGFALPHATPLDDLLAVVLAAGRVTLCTQCAARRGIGPDDVLPGIRIAGAPTFVEEITTDGVQALVY, from the coding sequence ATGGCACGGCCTCTGGTGATCAAGGTGACGGCGGGAACGGACGCGCCGGAACGCTGCAACCAGGCGTTCACGGTCGCAGCGGCGGCCGCGGCGAGCGACGTCCCGGTGTCGCTCTGGCTGGCGGGCGAGGCGGCGTGGTTCGCGCTGCCCGGCCGGGCCGCCGGGTTCGCGCTGCCGCACGCCACCCCGCTCGACGATCTGCTCGCGGTCGTCCTGGCGGCGGGCCGGGTGACGCTCTGCACGCAGTGCGCCGCGCGCCGCGGGATCGGCCCGGACGACGTGCTGCCCGGCATCCGGATCGCGGGGGCGCCCACGTTCGTCGAGGAGATCACCACGGACGGCGTCCAGGCCCTCGTGTACTGA
- a CDS encoding FABP family protein: protein MEFELHPDLEPLKFLLGTWEGAGVGGYPTIEEFNFGQEISFTHNGKPFLIYTSRTWTIEKDGTLGAPLATETGYWRPRPDHQVEVTLAHPTGIVEIYVGNVAFNRVELQTDVVARTESAKEVTAGHRLYGLIGEERTTLGWAYDMAAVGQKPQAHVSAQLKKVA, encoded by the coding sequence ATGGAGTTCGAGCTGCACCCCGACCTTGAGCCGCTGAAGTTCCTCCTCGGCACCTGGGAGGGCGCCGGCGTCGGCGGCTATCCGACGATCGAGGAGTTCAACTTCGGTCAGGAGATCTCCTTCACCCACAACGGCAAGCCCTTCCTGATCTACACCAGCCGCACGTGGACGATCGAGAAGGACGGCACGCTGGGCGCCCCTCTCGCGACGGAGACGGGCTACTGGCGGCCGCGCCCCGACCACCAGGTCGAGGTGACGCTGGCGCACCCGACGGGCATCGTCGAGATTTACGTCGGGAACGTCGCGTTCAACCGGGTGGAGCTGCAGACCGACGTCGTCGCCCGCACCGAGTCGGCCAAGGAGGTCACGGCCGGGCACCGGCTGTACGGGCTGATCGGCGAGGAGCGGACGACCCTGGGCTGGGCGTACGACATGGCCGCGGTCGGGCAGAAGCCGCAGGCGCACGTGTCGGCGCAGTTGAAGAAGGTCGCCTGA
- a CDS encoding Fur family transcriptional regulator: MAESWQQELRAKGYRVTPQRQLVLEAVTNLEHGTPEEICTEVQRTARGVNISTIYRTLELLEQLGLVKHAHLGHGPPNYHLAAEAEHIHLVCRGCHTVEDVDPAVAEGLAALLQRDQGFETDVHHLTVYGRCKECRGG; this comes from the coding sequence ATGGCTGAGTCGTGGCAGCAGGAGCTGCGGGCGAAGGGGTACCGGGTCACCCCGCAGCGCCAGCTCGTCCTGGAGGCGGTCACCAACCTGGAGCACGGGACGCCCGAGGAGATCTGCACCGAGGTCCAGCGGACCGCGCGCGGCGTGAACATCTCGACGATCTACCGGACGCTGGAACTGCTGGAGCAGCTCGGGCTCGTCAAGCACGCGCATCTCGGGCACGGGCCGCCGAACTACCACCTGGCGGCGGAGGCGGAGCACATCCACCTGGTGTGCCGCGGCTGCCACACGGTCGAGGACGTCGATCCGGCGGTGGCCGAGGGCCTCGCCGCGCTGCTGCAGCGCGACCAGGGGTTCGAGACGGACGTGCACCACCTCACGGTCTACGGGCGCTGCAAGGAGTGCCGGGGCGGCTGA
- the ygfZ gene encoding CAF17-like 4Fe-4S cluster assembly/insertion protein YgfZ: MESPLLQSPGAVAADSPDAGVAAHYGEPAQEQRALEAGTAFVDRSNRGVVRVSGPDRLSWLHSLLSQHLDALPPHEPTEALLLSPNGHIEHHLFLVDDGEAVWAHVEPGTAPSLVEFLDRMRFMLRVEVADVSGEYMVVTGPSGDGPSWPDAAGTTTRIVPRADGFPEGLRPAGMWAYEALRIAAHRPRFGLDTDHRTIPHEAGLVETAVHLEKGCYRGQETVARVHNLGRPPRRLVFLHLDGSVDRLPAHGDPVEIPGGRQIGFVGSAARHHELGPIALATVKRNVPVDAELLAGGVAAAQEVVVSPDTGANAQIDLRRRPAAR; encoded by the coding sequence ATGGAGAGCCCGCTGCTGCAGTCGCCCGGAGCCGTCGCCGCCGATTCGCCCGACGCGGGCGTCGCCGCGCACTACGGGGAACCCGCGCAGGAGCAACGCGCCCTGGAGGCGGGGACCGCGTTCGTCGACCGGAGCAACCGCGGCGTCGTCCGGGTGTCCGGGCCCGACCGGCTGAGCTGGCTGCACAGCCTGCTGAGCCAGCACCTGGACGCGCTGCCCCCGCACGAGCCGACCGAGGCGCTGCTGCTCAGCCCGAACGGGCACATCGAGCATCATCTGTTCCTCGTGGACGACGGCGAGGCCGTCTGGGCGCACGTCGAACCGGGCACGGCGCCGTCCCTCGTGGAGTTCCTCGACCGGATGCGGTTCATGCTGCGCGTCGAGGTCGCGGACGTGTCCGGCGAGTACATGGTCGTCACCGGGCCGTCCGGCGACGGCCCGTCCTGGCCGGACGCCGCGGGGACGACGACGCGGATCGTCCCCCGCGCGGACGGCTTCCCCGAGGGGCTGCGGCCCGCGGGCATGTGGGCCTACGAGGCACTGCGGATCGCCGCGCACCGCCCCCGGTTCGGCCTCGACACCGACCACCGGACGATCCCGCACGAGGCGGGCCTCGTCGAGACGGCCGTGCACCTGGAGAAGGGCTGCTACCGGGGGCAGGAGACGGTCGCGCGCGTCCACAACCTCGGCCGCCCGCCGCGCCGCCTGGTGTTCCTGCACCTGGACGGCAGCGTGGACCGGCTGCCCGCGCACGGCGACCCGGTCGAGATCCCGGGCGGGCGGCAGATCGGTTTCGTGGGGTCGGCGGCGCGGCATCACGAGCTGGGGCCGATCGCGCTCGCGACCGTGAAGCGCAACGTCCCGGTGGACGCGGAGCTGCTGGCCGGGGGCGTCGCCGCCGCGCAGGAGGTCGTCGTCTCGCCGGACACGGGCGCCAACGCGCAGATCGACCTGCGCCGCCGCCCGGCCGCCCGCTGA
- the dtd gene encoding D-aminoacyl-tRNA deacylase, which yields MRAVVQRVSSASVTVADRVVGRIDEPGLMVLVGVTHDDDAAKARKMAAKLWGLRVLADEKSCSDVGAPLLVVSQFTLYGDARKGRRPGWTAAAPGPVAEPLVDAVVAELRALGAEVETGEFGADMRVALVNDGPITLILEM from the coding sequence ATGAGGGCAGTAGTCCAGCGGGTGAGCAGCGCGAGCGTGACCGTGGCCGACCGCGTCGTCGGCCGGATCGACGAGCCGGGCCTCATGGTCCTGGTCGGCGTGACGCACGACGACGACGCGGCGAAGGCCCGCAAGATGGCCGCGAAGCTGTGGGGGCTGCGCGTCCTGGCCGACGAGAAGTCGTGCTCGGACGTCGGCGCGCCGCTGCTCGTCGTCAGCCAGTTCACCCTCTACGGCGACGCGCGCAAGGGCCGCCGCCCCGGCTGGACGGCCGCCGCCCCCGGCCCCGTCGCCGAACCGCTGGTCGACGCGGTCGTCGCCGAACTGCGGGCGCTCGGCGCCGAGGTCGAGACGGGCGAGTTCGGCGCCGACATGCGGGTCGCGCTCGTCAACGACGGCCCGATCACCCTGATCCTCGAAATGTGA